In one Elstera cyanobacteriorum genomic region, the following are encoded:
- a CDS encoding carbohydrate ABC transporter permease, producing the protein MQSSLRSSLSRIVVAPTFALVLVFVYGFILWTAYVSFTGSRMLPSYEWVGIDAYVRLWQFERWHVAITNLFVFGALFITICLALGCLLAVLLDQKIRIEGTLRTIYLYPMALSFIVTGTAWKWLLNPGTGLQAFVRDLGFPDFVFDWLVNEQFAVYTLVIAAVWQSSGFVMALFLAALRGVDQEIIKAAYLDGASLPRIYWGIIIPSIRPVFLSAIVILAHLAVKSFDLVVALTGGGPGFASDLPANFMYEMAFRRNQINIGAASAVMMLCTVMAIIVPYLYSELRGAKRG; encoded by the coding sequence ATGCAATCCTCCTTACGATCATCCCTGTCCCGCATCGTCGTTGCGCCGACCTTCGCGCTGGTGCTGGTCTTCGTCTACGGCTTTATCCTGTGGACGGCCTACGTCAGCTTCACCGGCTCGCGCATGCTGCCGAGCTATGAATGGGTGGGCATCGACGCTTACGTGCGCCTATGGCAGTTCGAACGCTGGCACGTTGCCATTACGAACCTGTTCGTTTTCGGCGCGCTGTTCATCACCATTTGCTTGGCGCTGGGCTGTTTGCTGGCGGTGCTGCTGGATCAAAAAATCCGCATCGAAGGCACGCTGCGCACGATTTACCTTTACCCGATGGCCCTGTCCTTCATCGTGACGGGGACGGCGTGGAAATGGCTGCTGAACCCCGGCACCGGGCTGCAAGCCTTCGTGCGCGACCTCGGCTTCCCAGATTTCGTCTTCGACTGGCTGGTGAACGAGCAATTTGCCGTCTACACCCTGGTCATCGCCGCCGTCTGGCAATCGTCGGGCTTCGTCATGGCGCTGTTTCTGGCGGCCTTGCGCGGGGTTGATCAGGAAATCATCAAGGCGGCCTATCTCGATGGCGCCAGCCTGCCGCGCATCTACTGGGGCATTATCATCCCGTCGATCCGCCCGGTGTTTCTGTCGGCCATCGTCATTCTCGCCCATTTGGCGGTGAAGAGCTTCGATCTGGTCGTCGCGCTGACCGGCGGCGGGCCGGGCTTTGCCTCCGACCTTCCGGCGAATTTCATGTACGAGATGGCCTTCCGCCGCAATCAGATCAATATCGGCGCCGCCAGCGCCGTGATGATGCTGTGCACCGTGATGGCGATCATCGTTCCCTATCTCTATTCCGAACTGCGGGGGGCGAAACGTGGCTAA
- a CDS encoding ABC transporter substrate-binding protein: protein MLTKTHRGVRAVALSTVFVGGLAAFAAAAQPNAEVLHWWTSGGEAKAAAALKADFEANGGKWNDMAVAGGGGDAAMTVLRSRVLAGDPPAAAQIKGPNIQDWAKQGALGSLDKVAAAENWDKVLPPQISSIMKFNGKYVAVPVNVHRIDWFWANPQVLAKVGATEAPKTWDEFNALADKLKAAGITPLAHGGQPWQDATIFETVVMGLNGAAFFKKAFVDLDDATLRSDGMVKVFDQMRKIRGYVDKDFPGREWNAATQMVMNGTAAMQLMGDWAKGEFLAAGKVPGKDFLCAPAPTQNGYLMNVDSFAMFNVKGDDKQAGQMLLAKLIVGEKFQETFNTYKGSIPARLGVPKDKFDACALKSMDDLNATIASGTLMPSMAHEMATSGAVRGAVLDVVTQHFNSSMTSADAAKKLADAVKLAK, encoded by the coding sequence ATGCTCACCAAAACCCATCGCGGCGTGCGCGCCGTTGCTCTGTCCACTGTCTTCGTCGGCGGCCTTGCCGCGTTTGCGGCTGCTGCGCAGCCGAACGCCGAAGTGCTGCATTGGTGGACTTCGGGCGGCGAAGCTAAGGCTGCCGCCGCGTTGAAGGCCGATTTCGAAGCCAATGGCGGTAAGTGGAACGATATGGCCGTGGCCGGCGGCGGCGGCGATGCCGCCATGACCGTGCTGCGCAGCCGCGTTCTGGCGGGCGATCCGCCGGCCGCCGCCCAGATCAAAGGCCCGAATATTCAGGATTGGGCCAAGCAGGGCGCCCTCGGGTCGCTCGATAAGGTCGCCGCTGCCGAAAACTGGGATAAGGTTCTGCCGCCCCAGATCAGCAGCATCATGAAGTTCAACGGCAAATATGTCGCCGTGCCGGTCAATGTGCACCGCATCGATTGGTTCTGGGCGAACCCGCAGGTTCTGGCCAAGGTCGGCGCGACCGAAGCCCCGAAGACCTGGGACGAGTTCAACGCCCTGGCCGATAAGCTGAAGGCCGCCGGGATCACCCCGCTGGCCCACGGCGGTCAGCCCTGGCAAGACGCGACGATCTTCGAAACCGTCGTCATGGGCCTGAACGGCGCCGCTTTCTTTAAGAAGGCCTTCGTTGACCTCGACGATGCCACCCTGCGCTCCGACGGGATGGTCAAGGTCTTCGACCAGATGCGCAAAATCCGGGGCTATGTGGATAAGGATTTCCCGGGCCGCGAATGGAACGCCGCCACCCAGATGGTCATGAACGGCACCGCCGCCATGCAGTTGATGGGCGACTGGGCGAAGGGTGAATTCCTGGCCGCCGGTAAGGTTCCGGGCAAGGATTTCCTCTGCGCCCCGGCCCCGACGCAGAACGGCTACCTGATGAACGTCGATAGCTTTGCGATGTTCAACGTGAAGGGCGACGATAAGCAGGCGGGCCAGATGCTGCTGGCCAAGCTGATCGTCGGCGAAAAGTTCCAGGAAACCTTCAACACCTATAAGGGCTCGATCCCCGCACGTCTCGGCGTGCCGAAGGATAAGTTCGACGCCTGCGCGCTGAAGTCGATGGACGATCTCAACGCCACCATCGCCTCGGGCACGCTGATGCCGTCGATGGCCCATGAAATGGCCACCAGCGGCGCCGTGCGCGGTGCGGTGCTGGACGTTGTGACCCAGCACTTCAACAGCAGCATGACCTCGGCCGATGCGGCCAAGAAGCTCGCCGATGCGGTGAAGCTGGCGAAGTAA
- a CDS encoding DNA translocase FtsK — protein sequence MSLLTAPAPETVPMPEGDAIAEALPTSAAAFDAWVAAKGYRCRFSPHVSGEGKLEWALLPAEGGAPLLLTGETLEARAVAGALLFLRGLEEGISLGRAQAQAAYDADLADRDAACDALLGQVLRLETIVEESEASRIAARAEGERVRLDLESDLDQVREELDQLRRDRIAAEQSLAALTESRKGAEAALEALQDERAVAERLAAEARLAADSLRREVAQLREELDRARRETAAAVALRAAADAAKPEPLAPPPAPAPVIADEPEDEPLTLSTPAPLTEEEEFELLLAEEAAAEAAKAAASPGLPPLPQRPPSMAQILTETLNSPFASILPPSLTPSLAPVAALAAPMPFAAAKPHDSSLTVKVEDRDTPFLPPPPVTVDAEPVLAPDAETDLEADADEAESDLAEAAETTPDAPAELPASPLVHRAYTLPAAEMLTCPPADREQAVEDEVLDTNARQLESVLQDFNIKGEIVDVRPGPVVTLYEFEPAPGTKSSRIIGLAEDIARSMSAVAVRIAVVPGRTVIGIELPNPQREMVYLGEMLRSDAYTASEARLPLILGKDIGGTPVVADLAKMPHLLIAGTTGSGKSVGINTMILSLLYRHGPKDCRLIMVDPKMLELSVYADIPHLLTPVVTDPKKAAVALKWAVREMEDRYRAMAQLGVRNIEGYNARVAEMEVTGEKPTRRVAVGVDRATGQAIFEDHPIDLKHLPYIVIIVDEMADLMLVAGKEIEATIQRLAQMARAAGIHIVMATQRPSVDVITGTIKANFPTRISFQVTSKIDSRTILGDAGAEQLLGQGDMLHMAGGGRITRVHAPFVSDQEVEQVVQFLKSQGVPDYVEGVTTEEEEEDDRAGSLGLSGGSGDGPQDELYDQAVALVMRERKASTSFIQRYLQIGYNRAARLVERMEAEGVVGAPNHVGKREVLLTARREL from the coding sequence ATGAGTCTGCTCACTGCGCCCGCTCCCGAAACCGTGCCGATGCCGGAAGGGGATGCTATCGCCGAAGCGCTGCCGACCTCGGCGGCGGCCTTCGACGCTTGGGTCGCGGCCAAGGGCTATCGCTGCCGATTTTCGCCGCATGTATCGGGCGAGGGCAAGCTGGAATGGGCGCTGCTGCCAGCCGAGGGCGGGGCGCCGCTGCTGCTGACCGGCGAGACGCTGGAAGCGCGGGCGGTGGCCGGGGCGCTTCTGTTTCTGCGCGGGCTGGAGGAGGGGATTAGCCTAGGCCGCGCCCAAGCCCAAGCCGCCTATGACGCCGATCTCGCCGACCGCGACGCCGCCTGCGATGCGCTGCTCGGGCAGGTTTTGCGGCTTGAAACCATCGTCGAGGAAAGCGAAGCCTCCCGTATTGCTGCCCGGGCGGAAGGGGAGCGGGTGCGCCTTGATCTCGAAAGCGATCTCGATCAAGTGCGGGAGGAGTTGGACCAACTGCGCCGTGACCGGATCGCGGCGGAACAATCCTTGGCGGCGCTGACCGAGTCGCGCAAAGGGGCGGAAGCCGCGCTCGAAGCCTTGCAGGACGAGCGCGCGGTGGCCGAACGGCTGGCGGCGGAAGCGCGGCTGGCGGCGGATTCGCTGCGCCGTGAAGTTGCGCAATTGCGGGAGGAGCTCGACCGCGCCCGCCGCGAAACCGCTGCGGCTGTCGCCCTGCGCGCCGCCGCTGACGCCGCGAAGCCCGAACCGCTGGCCCCGCCGCCCGCGCCTGCCCCCGTCATCGCGGATGAACCCGAGGATGAACCGCTAACCCTTTCGACCCCAGCCCCGCTGACGGAAGAGGAAGAGTTTGAACTGCTGTTGGCCGAGGAAGCCGCCGCCGAAGCGGCCAAGGCGGCCGCCAGCCCCGGCCTGCCGCCGCTGCCGCAGCGCCCGCCGTCGATGGCGCAGATTCTAACGGAAACGCTGAATTCCCCCTTCGCGAGCATTCTGCCGCCCAGCCTGACCCCCAGCCTCGCCCCGGTCGCCGCCCTGGCGGCGCCGATGCCGTTCGCAGCGGCGAAACCCCATGACAGCAGCCTGACGGTGAAGGTCGAGGATCGCGATACCCCCTTCCTGCCGCCGCCGCCGGTGACGGTGGACGCGGAACCGGTCCTCGCCCCCGATGCCGAAACCGATCTGGAAGCGGATGCCGACGAGGCCGAGAGTGACCTGGCGGAAGCGGCGGAAACCACCCCAGACGCGCCTGCCGAGCTTCCGGCAAGCCCGCTCGTCCATCGCGCCTATACGCTGCCCGCCGCCGAAATGCTGACCTGCCCGCCTGCCGACCGTGAACAAGCGGTGGAAGATGAGGTGCTGGATACCAACGCCCGCCAGCTCGAATCCGTGCTGCAGGATTTCAATATCAAGGGCGAAATCGTCGATGTCCGGCCTGGGCCGGTGGTGACGCTGTATGAGTTCGAACCGGCGCCTGGCACCAAATCCTCGCGCATCATCGGGCTGGCGGAAGATATCGCCCGGTCGATGTCCGCCGTCGCCGTGCGCATCGCCGTGGTGCCGGGGCGGACCGTCATCGGCATCGAACTGCCGAACCCGCAGCGCGAGATGGTCTACTTGGGGGAAATGCTGCGGTCGGACGCCTATACCGCGTCCGAAGCACGGCTACCGCTGATCTTGGGGAAAGATATTGGCGGCACGCCGGTGGTGGCCGACCTCGCGAAAATGCCGCATCTGCTGATCGCCGGGACCACTGGGTCGGGCAAGTCGGTGGGTATCAATACGATGATCCTATCGCTGCTCTACCGGCACGGGCCGAAGGATTGCCGGTTGATCATGGTCGATCCGAAAATGCTCGAACTCTCGGTCTATGCCGATATTCCCCATCTGCTAACCCCTGTGGTGACCGATCCGAAGAAGGCAGCGGTTGCCCTCAAATGGGCGGTGCGCGAGATGGAAGATCGCTATCGGGCGATGGCGCAGCTTGGCGTGCGCAATATCGAGGGCTATAACGCCCGCGTTGCCGAGATGGAAGTGACCGGCGAAAAGCCAACCCGCCGCGTTGCCGTTGGGGTTGATCGCGCTACCGGCCAAGCGATTTTCGAAGACCATCCCATCGATCTTAAGCACCTGCCCTATATCGTCATCATCGTCGATGAAATGGCCGATTTGATGCTGGTAGCGGGCAAGGAGATTGAAGCGACGATCCAGCGCCTCGCCCAAATGGCCCGTGCGGCGGGCATTCATATCGTCATGGCGACGCAGCGCCCCTCGGTCGATGTTATCACGGGCACGATCAAGGCGAACTTCCCCACGCGCATCAGCTTCCAAGTGACCAGCAAGATCGATAGCCGCACCATCTTGGGCGATGCTGGGGCCGAACAATTGTTGGGGCAGGGCGATATGCTGCATATGGCGGGCGGCGGACGCATCACCCGCGTTCACGCCCCCTTCGTCTCCGACCAAGAGGTCGAACAGGTCGTGCAATTCCTGAAAAGCCAGGGGGTGCCCGATTACGTCGAAGGCGTCACCACCGAGGAGGAGGAAGAGGATGACCGTGCGGGCAGCCTTGGCCTGTCCGGTGGTTCCGGGGATGGGCCGCAGGACGAACTCTATGATCAGGCGGTGGCCCTGGTCATGCGCGAGCGCAAGGCGTCGACCAGTTTTATCCAGCGCTACTTACAGATCGGCTATAACCGCGCCGCACGGCTGGTGGAGCGGATGGAGGCGGAAGGCGTCGTCGGTGCCCCCAATCACGTTGGCAAGCGCGAGGTTTTGTTGACCGCCCGCCGGGAACTGTAG
- a CDS encoding low molecular weight phosphatase family protein, which yields MGGTQDNRIKVLFFSAGNAVRSILAEAILNRIAPSRFRAFSAGSVPTFCLDPHALGLLRDLGYPTAHLRSKSWTEFLGDGAPRMDLVVNLGSFLPLHPLPGAPLVVEWQIPAPARCALSFITEAHAVYGQLEDRITQLAVQPLRALLQIDETRAA from the coding sequence ATGGGCGGAACGCAAGACAATCGGATTAAGGTGCTGTTCTTTTCGGCGGGCAATGCTGTGCGCTCGATCCTGGCCGAAGCGATTTTGAACCGCATCGCGCCCAGCCGTTTTCGGGCTTTTTCGGCAGGCAGCGTGCCGACCTTCTGCCTCGATCCGCACGCGCTGGGATTGCTGCGGGATCTCGGTTACCCCACGGCGCATTTACGCTCTAAAAGCTGGACGGAGTTTCTGGGCGACGGTGCCCCGCGAATGGATTTGGTGGTCAACCTTGGCAGTTTTCTGCCGCTGCATCCCTTGCCCGGCGCGCCGCTGGTGGTGGAATGGCAGATTCCTGCCCCGGCCCGCTGCGCCTTGTCGTTTATCACTGAAGCCCATGCCGTTTACGGGCAACTGGAAGACCGGATCACGCAACTGGCGGTCCAGCCGCTGCGGGCGCTGTTGCAGATCGACGAAACCCGGGCGGCGTAA
- a CDS encoding globin-coupled sensor protein — protein sequence MVSTDTALDISARLAFLQIDAETKSALAAARPVVQKCLPGILDIFYDHVRQEARLTPLFGGEAGIARAKAAQIRHWTAIVDGTFSAEYIALVRRIGATHSRIGLEPRWYIAGYSFIATRLLAAVAEHFQSLWHPDRALRQTQAAQTAILKAVMLDMDFAISIYLEENKAAADAQLAQVAVAFDQSVATVVAGVGTAADDMQHTAQAMAAAAEETAVQAEMVSSAAQSTSGNVQTVATAAEELATSIHEMGRHVEEASQIAQDASQRAHATDDTVARLATAADHIGAVVDLIRRIAAQTNLLALNASIEAARAGDAGKGFAVVAQEVKGLAAETAAATQEIGTQIAAIQSATRHSVDAIREIGNIIDHINEIAGVVATAMDQQEAATQEIAQSAQQAASGTASVTGTILGVTDAATDTGRAAQTVVKTAQSLGQNADFLKKEVAAFLHRIRETS from the coding sequence ATGGTTTCCACGGATACCGCACTCGATATATCGGCCCGACTTGCTTTTTTGCAGATCGATGCGGAAACCAAGAGCGCCCTCGCCGCCGCCCGCCCGGTGGTGCAAAAATGCCTGCCCGGCATTTTGGATATTTTCTACGATCATGTGCGCCAGGAAGCCCGCCTAACCCCGCTGTTCGGCGGCGAGGCGGGGATTGCCCGCGCCAAGGCCGCGCAAATTCGCCATTGGACGGCGATTGTCGATGGTACCTTTAGCGCCGAATATATCGCCCTCGTCCGCCGGATCGGCGCGACCCATAGCCGGATCGGGCTGGAGCCGCGCTGGTATATTGCGGGCTATTCCTTCATCGCCACGCGGCTGCTGGCTGCAGTAGCCGAACACTTCCAAAGCCTATGGCACCCCGACCGCGCGCTGCGGCAAACCCAGGCGGCGCAAACGGCGATTCTGAAGGCGGTGATGCTGGATATGGACTTCGCCATCTCGATCTATCTCGAGGAAAATAAAGCCGCCGCCGATGCGCAATTGGCGCAGGTCGCGGTCGCCTTCGATCAATCGGTTGCTACCGTCGTCGCCGGGGTCGGCACCGCCGCAGACGATATGCAACACACAGCGCAGGCGATGGCCGCCGCCGCCGAAGAAACCGCCGTTCAGGCCGAAATGGTCAGTTCAGCCGCCCAATCGACCAGCGGCAATGTGCAGACCGTTGCAACAGCGGCGGAGGAACTGGCGACCTCCATTCACGAGATGGGCCGCCATGTGGAAGAAGCGAGCCAGATCGCGCAAGACGCTTCGCAGCGCGCCCATGCTACCGACGATACGGTGGCCCGCCTCGCAACCGCTGCGGATCATATCGGCGCTGTCGTCGATCTCATCCGCCGGATCGCCGCGCAAACCAATCTTCTGGCGCTGAATGCCTCCATCGAAGCCGCGCGGGCGGGCGATGCGGGCAAGGGGTTTGCCGTCGTCGCCCAGGAAGTGAAGGGGCTAGCCGCCGAAACCGCTGCCGCAACACAGGAAATCGGCACCCAGATCGCCGCCATCCAATCCGCCACGCGCCATTCGGTCGATGCCATCCGCGAGATCGGTAATATCATCGACCATATCAACGAGATCGCGGGGGTCGTCGCCACGGCGATGGACCAGCAGGAAGCCGCTACCCAAGAAATCGCCCAAAGCGCTCAGCAGGCGGCCAGCGGGACTGCCAGCGTTACCGGCACGATCCTGGGTGTGACCGATGCCGCCACCGATACCGGGCGGGCGGCGCAGACTGTTGTTAAGACAGCGCAAAGCCTGGGGCAGAATGCCGATTTTCTGAAAAAGGAAGTCGCCGCCTTCCTCCACCGTATCCGCGAAACCAGTTAA
- a CDS encoding FAD-dependent oxidoreductase: protein MQVIIVGGGIAGLATAWALHKTGAQITLLEQGPLPNPLGTSVDDHRLIRYPYSTKLGFTRMVGEAYAAWAELWADLGETHYVETGTLVLGGPGNAQNAATVATLERAGLRVGADIEWLTADTLARDYPLLEEAAVADGGYRLKTGGALRCGRIVQALARHLAFIGLDIRPNTPVTAVDPTAGRVTLADGSQLSADAVVVAAGAWVTKLLPGLATRVTPSRQLIVYVAPPSETVAQWQRMPMMLSIDEGNAGFYLVPPIPGTGMKIGDHRFSRTGDPAAPRVFTAEEARAVVEQCRGQIRNLDAYRIIEPKVCFYTVEADEAFVFHQEDKLLAVSACSGHGFKFGSVIGKAAADLLTGKRTLAEVSLWARGA from the coding sequence ATGCAGGTAATTATTGTCGGCGGCGGGATTGCCGGGCTGGCGACGGCCTGGGCGCTTCACAAGACGGGCGCGCAGATTACGCTGCTGGAACAGGGGCCGTTGCCCAATCCGCTCGGCACCTCCGTCGATGATCACCGGCTGATCCGCTACCCCTATAGTACCAAGCTCGGCTTCACCCGCATGGTCGGGGAAGCCTATGCCGCTTGGGCGGAACTATGGGCCGACCTTGGCGAAACCCATTATGTCGAAACCGGCACGCTCGTGCTGGGCGGCCCTGGCAATGCGCAGAATGCCGCCACCGTCGCAACGCTGGAACGCGCAGGCCTGCGCGTTGGCGCGGATATCGAATGGCTGACCGCCGACACGCTCGCCCGCGACTATCCCCTGCTTGAAGAGGCAGCAGTGGCCGATGGCGGTTATCGGTTAAAAACCGGCGGCGCCCTGCGCTGCGGGCGGATTGTGCAGGCGCTGGCCCGGCATCTGGCCTTCATCGGCCTCGATATTCGCCCCAATACACCGGTAACCGCGGTCGATCCCACGGCGGGCCGGGTTACCCTGGCCGATGGGAGCCAGCTTAGCGCCGATGCGGTGGTCGTCGCCGCCGGGGCTTGGGTAACGAAGCTGCTGCCCGGCCTCGCCACGCGCGTAACGCCATCGCGGCAATTGATCGTCTATGTCGCCCCACCGAGCGAAACTGTGGCGCAATGGCAGCGCATGCCGATGATGCTGAGCATCGACGAGGGCAACGCCGGGTTCTACTTGGTGCCGCCGATCCCCGGCACCGGTATGAAGATCGGCGATCATCGGTTTTCCCGGACCGGCGACCCCGCCGCGCCGCGCGTTTTTACGGCAGAGGAAGCGCGCGCCGTGGTCGAGCAGTGCCGGGGGCAAATTCGCAACCTCGACGCTTACCGCATCATCGAGCCCAAGGTCTGTTTCTATACGGTCGAGGCGGATGAAGCCTTCGTTTTTCATCAGGAAGACAAGCTACTGGCCGTCTCCGCCTGTTCGGGGCATGGCTTCAAATTCGGCTCGGTTATTGGCAAGGCCGCCGCCGATCTGCTGACCGGTAAACGGACGCTGGCGGAGGTCAGCCTATGGGCGCGGGGGGCCTGA
- a CDS encoding LysR family transcriptional regulator produces MDWDKLRVFLAVAEAGSFTHAGDSLNLSQSAVSRQISGLEDSLSVPLFHRHARGLILTEQGELLYRTTKEIFAKLAMAEAMLNESKDRPKGPLKVTTTVAFGSTWLAPRLNEFLELHPEISLTLLLDDDELDLSMREADVAVRMTIPRQADLIQRHLTTFHFHVVASEAYLKAHGTPTELTDLNTHRLICYGDPKHAPFPEVNWLLKAGGHDFSSRAVLKVNNFYAIFRAVKSGIGIAALPDYMTNDDTGLVRLFPDLEVPAVPAYFVYPEELRNSKRISVLRDFLLKQVSAQAF; encoded by the coding sequence ATGGACTGGGACAAGCTGCGTGTCTTCCTGGCGGTTGCCGAAGCGGGAAGTTTCACGCATGCCGGGGATTCGCTGAATTTGAGCCAATCGGCCGTCAGCCGTCAGATCAGCGGGCTGGAAGACAGCCTGTCGGTTCCCCTGTTCCATCGCCATGCCCGCGGTCTTATTCTGACCGAACAGGGCGAGCTGCTCTACCGAACTACCAAGGAAATCTTCGCCAAACTTGCGATGGCGGAGGCAATGCTGAACGAGAGCAAGGACAGGCCGAAAGGCCCGTTGAAGGTAACAACAACTGTCGCCTTCGGCTCGACATGGCTTGCCCCCAGGTTGAACGAGTTTCTGGAACTCCACCCGGAAATTAGCCTGACCCTGCTGCTGGATGACGACGAGCTGGATCTGTCGATGCGCGAGGCGGATGTGGCCGTGCGCATGACCATCCCCCGGCAGGCCGACCTGATCCAGCGCCATCTAACGACCTTCCACTTCCACGTCGTCGCGTCGGAAGCCTATCTGAAGGCGCATGGCACCCCGACGGAGTTGACCGACCTCAACACGCATCGGCTGATCTGCTATGGCGACCCGAAGCATGCCCCCTTCCCAGAGGTCAACTGGCTGCTAAAGGCGGGCGGGCATGATTTTTCCAGCCGGGCCGTGCTGAAGGTGAATAACTTCTACGCCATCTTCCGGGCCGTGAAGTCGGGTATCGGCATCGCCGCCCTGCCCGATTACATGACCAATGACGATACGGGCTTGGTGCGTTTGTTCCCGGATCTTGAAGTTCCGGCAGTGCCTGCCTATTTCGTTTACCCGGAAGAACTGCGTAACTCGAAGCGCATTTCGGTCCTGCGCGATTTTCTGCTGAAACAGGTTTCCGCCCAAGCCTTTTAA
- the trxB gene encoding thioredoxin-disulfide reductase produces the protein MAEQRHTKVLIIGAGPAGYTAAIYAARANLHPILTTGMTPGGQLTITTDVENYPGFADVIQGPWLMEQMQAQAEHVGTEIVYDLVTDVDFTARPFRAKTDGGTLFFADSIIICTGATARWLGLPAEQHLRGAGVSACATCDGFFFRGKKVAVVGGGNTAVEEALYLTNHASHVTLIHRRDSLRAEKILQDRLFTNPKVTVLWNHTVEDILSAGSPATVTGVRVKHTQDGAVQDIPLDGVFVAIGHVPQTEVFKGKVELDADGYIVTAPDSTATNIPGVFAAGDVKDKHFRQAVTAAGMGCMAALEAERFLAAQPAQSRAAE, from the coding sequence ATGGCGGAGCAGCGCCACACGAAGGTTCTGATTATTGGGGCGGGTCCGGCGGGCTATACGGCGGCGATTTATGCCGCGCGCGCGAACCTGCACCCGATTCTGACGACGGGCATGACGCCCGGCGGGCAGTTGACCATCACCACCGATGTCGAAAACTACCCGGGCTTCGCCGATGTGATCCAAGGCCCCTGGCTGATGGAGCAAATGCAGGCCCAGGCCGAGCATGTCGGCACGGAAATCGTCTATGATCTGGTGACGGACGTGGATTTCACCGCGCGCCCGTTCCGTGCCAAGACCGACGGTGGCACCCTGTTTTTTGCCGACAGCATCATCATCTGCACGGGCGCAACCGCCCGCTGGCTGGGTCTGCCCGCCGAACAGCATTTGCGCGGCGCTGGGGTCTCGGCCTGCGCCACCTGCGATGGCTTCTTCTTCCGGGGTAAGAAGGTCGCCGTGGTCGGCGGCGGCAATACCGCTGTCGAAGAAGCGCTGTATCTGACCAACCACGCCAGCCATGTGACGCTGATCCATCGGCGCGATAGCCTGCGGGCGGAGAAAATCCTGCAAGACCGGCTGTTCACCAATCCTAAGGTGACAGTGCTGTGGAACCACACGGTCGAGGATATTCTGAGCGCGGGAAGCCCCGCGACCGTGACCGGCGTGCGGGTGAAACACACCCAAGACGGCGCCGTGCAGGATATTCCGCTGGACGGGGTTTTCGTCGCAATCGGCCATGTGCCGCAGACCGAGGTGTTCAAAGGCAAGGTGGAGTTGGATGCCGACGGCTATATCGTCACGGCGCCGGATTCGACTGCGACCAATATCCCCGGTGTCTTTGCCGCTGGGGACGTGAAGGATAAGCATTTCCGCCAGGCGGTAACCGCTGCGGGCATGGGCTGCATGGCGGCGCTGGAAGCAGAACGCTTTCTGGCGGCGCAACCGGCCCAAAGCCGGGCGGCAGAATAA